From the Glycine max cultivar Williams 82 chromosome 11, Glycine_max_v4.0, whole genome shotgun sequence genome, the window acatGAGGTAacctcaccaaaaaaaaaatcatttattaaacTAATAACCACATTTTGAAAATCGAACCACTCATAATCCATAATGATTACCCAAGTTCTCCAAGGTCACATGACGACTCATTTATTTGCACGTACAAAAATAAAACTGCATGTGAAGACTAGACAGTAGTGATTATACTGTTGTGTCTggacattgacaaaaaaaaaaaaaatcaaaccaaacaaaaGACAATTGAACCGAAGCATGATCCCAAAGAACATGATAACAAGCACATATAACATCCTTTTTTTCAAGGTAACAGGTTTGACATAAAGTCAGTTTGGAGTTGGAGATTAGCATCATCAATGACCACATCAATGACCAACTCAAATAATAAGGCTCATAAACTAAAACTCATTAGTGGTTTTATATCTATCATATAGGAAGCAATAAGCATTTTCGAAGCTTTTAAAGCAATTAGCAGATTATTTTACCACCAGCAAGCAAtcttataataactaaaaatgaatttgcactttcaaaattttgtggaCAGGCTATTCAAACCCACATTAGTGCACAGAAGAATGCAAtcttataataactaaaaatgaatTTGCACTTTCACTAATGATCCAGGCACATAGTATCTATTAAACACAaaatcaacttaaaaaaaaaatacatagcaaaagaagaagaaaaatcccTTCAACAAAGAACTGAGAAATTGAAGTGTCCCAAACAAATTTGAGGGGGAAAATTTAATGCGTCTACAACATAATATCCATTTAACACAAAATCaatattcttttcaaaataaacctaatcagcaaaacaaaacaaaaatcatagcAACCAAAACAGAGAAATAGAAGTATccaaaacgaaattgagagggTAAGATATTAAAGCGTGTTAATTTACCTCCGAATAACTCCGAAAACACGGAATTCGTCTTTGACATCTCTCTCGGTGACTCCTGAATCCAAGTTACCAACATACACACGAGACATCTTTTCAGAAGAACCTGAAAATtaagcaaaataattaaatttaaacagtGCATTTCCAAAAGGGAAACGAAAATCGGGGAAAGATGTTTTTAGGGTCCGAAGAAAGATTTCAAAAGATTGGGGAAATTGAAAAGGAGGGGGGACTTTAGGTTTTGGAGCGGAGAAGAAATAGTTACACAAAGAAAAACCtaaaatttgaatgaaaaggaagaaacagaaagaaaaacctaaagaattggagagagagagagagagagaaacctaACCCTAAGTAAAAGTGTAAAGGGGGGAAATAGAGAGAGAGGTTACCGCTTCATGGTCTTCTCCACTCTGTGTCGTGCGGCCTCAACGGGCTTCTGCTCTGACAACAccacaacaacaaaagaaattgACGCCCCCCTGCGTCCTTCCCTGGCAACACCACAGCGACACAGTGAGGGTTCTTCTCTGGAGCGTTCCCTTCTTTAGGGTGTGGTtgttgtgtttcttgattttctTTCTCCAAAAAGAACTTCAATCTTCCTCGCCGTCCTTCTCTGCAGTTCTCCTCAGGAGCATTCCATTTCTTGAAGCTTTTTAGCTGTAGGTTCACTTgtgaaatgaaagagaaagtaaataaaataattaaaaaagaccTTTGGGatcaaagacggtttttataaaaaaccgtCGTTAACGCGTCatataattgatttgaattacaaaaatgccaccgtaTTATGtactacatcggtttttttttataaccgatgtagataCCGCGACGTGAAAAGGCagttttttagtagtgtagATACCATATCTCTcctaaaaatgatataatagaTTTTAGTTAATAATGTACTGTGATCATTGATCAATCCTTTTCCTTTTGGTTGCAGATTATATACTCGAGTTACAGTTGCACACAAGGCTGGTTTTTCACAACTTGCGTAAGTGATCTAGGTCTAAGGTAAGATATGGCAGCTAAAGCAGTTTTATCCTTGTGATAAATCAGAAAAAGCAAAGTACTCCTGTGATAACTTTTGCTTCTTGGCTTATGTGCAATAGATATTACTTTTTgccttaagaaaaataaattttgtacaaATATGTTTTGTGTTTTCTATAATAAGGGAAGATGTCTGGCTTAATAGTTAATTAGAATATTCCTCCTTGCTATATTCTTAAAAATCCTGTGTCATTATGGGACTTAAAAACATTTTGCGGATGCATATCGAAAGGGTCAATAGCTTAGAGTGGGAGCAGATTGCAATTCCTACAAGGTACATTTCTCATCCTACAGTACAGTTGTTGGTGGTGCATATTATTAACTTGTAAACAAAAAGGCAAGCTGAAAGATAGCCATTAGTGATCAGTTAGTTGTCTGTTAGTGAGGGAGTTAGTTTGGTTAGTTGGACAGGCACAGACTCattgtagaagaaaaaaagcattttgcctataaataaagggcaaaaacaccaaaaagggtcacttttacattttatttaccAAATAGGGGCTGTTTTGCAATTATTTACCTGGGgggtctatttttttattacaaagcgCCCCCCAGGAAGGCGCTTCCATGGAGCATGCGACACGTGGCACAGCGCGGCGCACGAGGCAGCAGCAGGGTAGCGCCCCTGACGCGGGCACGTCTGGTAGCGCCCTGCCGCTGGGCGCGACTGGTAGTGCCCCTAACGCGGACGCGACTTGTAGTGCCCCTGACGCGGGCACGACCCAGGCgcctatgtattttttaaatatattttaataaattaagctgATTAacgattaaataattttaaaaaatatttgacatgtacataataaataaatagttatcaCTTAAGGTTTATAGAATACTTATGTCAACATTTAAAATTgatcacaaaaattaaaattgttgattttttaaaagtgaaaaataaaatatctccattaaaaaataatgggaCTAAAAGTACAAATATAAGAGAATAGAGgaacaaaaattgtattttaacaaaattaaacatttaaattaaaaaaaaaatacacacccCCCTTCCCAGTTCCGTTGAGTCTGggagaaaatgtatttttttagtggGTCTAaatctaatttcttttttttttaatgttaagagACGTTTAAACTCAACTAACATACTGAATCAATGTTTTACTTATCAATTCAATGAGTCATCTGTTATATGCTATAAAGTTCCAAAagatcataacttttttttttttgaagaaacaaaagatcATAACCtggaaatttcatattttataaagttataaaattcatattataccatagaaaacttaattaaatgacAATTTAATTGAGTTTCGTCGTAAATtagaaaacttaattaaatgacaaatatttttttaagttatttaatcgTTAATcagcttaatttattaaaatatatttaaaaaatacataggcGCCTGGGTCGTGCCCGCGTCAGGGGCACTACCAGTCGCGCCCAGCGGCAGGGCGCTACCAGACGCGCCTTCGTTAGAGGCACTACCCTGCTGCTGCCTCGTGCGCCGCGCTGTGCCACGTGTCGCGTGCTCCATGAAAGCGCCTTCCTGGGGGcgctttgtaataaaaaaacagacTCCCCAGGTAAATAATTGCAAAACAGCCCCTATTTggtaaataaaatgtaaaagtgaCCATTTTTGGTGTTTTTGCCTAAATAAAGAGAGGGAGGTTGAGAGAGAAATCATTTTTGTCAAgtgattttcttttgctttataAAAGCTactaaaagtatatattttcGGTAGGACTAAAACTTAAGTTTtacttgttttattatttttatttctcaaaaaactgaaaaaatatatgttggcTAAAATTAAACAATGTATATAAACAGTTGTTATTAGTGTTGCACTCAATGATACGTACTACGAGCAGGACTAAAAAAGTAGcagtacaaaaaataaaaacccaaaccaaatcatgtttattttatagaaattaaaaagttaaccaAGACACGAACCAACTGATATAAATCTAGTAATCCAAAAGTATTGTCTATTAAGTTATCGTGTAGGATTTGAAACAAGTTAAAAACAATAGATAGTACTCCCACCACTGATTGCACATCGAGTAAATTTCAAAagccaatttaaaaataagaatgcaAGTAACACGTGAACATTGGCTtgtatagaatttttttagcaTTTAAGCTTTAGTAGTTGgtgtaaattattttagggttaaTTACTTTTTGGTTCTTGAATGTATAAATCAgtaataatttaatcttaaaaataaaaatttaaatataatttttgaatgTATAAAAAGTGTTACACCTTAAAATAAGTTTAACAAATAGCATGTCAaacttaaactttaaattttttaagatttattatattttttagttcctaaatttttttaagtttctatttttagctcttagattttttttactaatcaacgtctttgtaagttttttcatttttatttataattctatACCACTTTAATCAATCAAATAGCTTAAAGACCGTGGGAATTGGGCTTGCAGAAATGTTTTTGGTCCTTTTTTCTGGCACAATATATGTTTGTCAGGAATTGGGCCTGCAGTTGATAGTGCAAGACTAGAGGCTTCAAtggaattataatttatatgttagcACACAATAATATACTTaagcaattagttttttttctttttttaagaggataattTGTGAGATTAATGTTTATGTattgtaaagtaaaaaaatttatgttattacatttagttttatttatatgacactaaactctaaatttatttaaaaacttcACTCCACcccatatttataattttaatgatttatatatatctcttgtatatatttttataatatgtttatgatttcattgttttttctttctttcatttcttcacttattttatgttttcattcttttctgtttgccagaaaattaaaatatatcaacttgtaaacaaaatatttttcccTTCTAATATACAACTTTTAATACTCATATACTAACACTTTGTTTCGGCAAAGTTATTAAAGGAGTatttaatagagaaaaacaagataagcagcaaaaataattaattttttcctatatgttaaaattttgtGGACTAATTAGTTTAGTTTCAACAGAAtcgttgttgttttcttttgatgCCAGAGGGAATAGTGTACCTACAATACTGTTGTTCATGCAAAGACATTTGTATGCACAAGGAGGTCTGCAGGTATTTATCCTAGCTCCTATGTCTTTTCGTGCCTTGTTGGTGACAATCTAAAGGTGTTTTGAATTATTAATATGCTTCTTGAACAGATAATGTGAGTTCGTGGATAAACAATTTGTACATTATTTGACCATGTTTGCTTCTGATTTGACCAGAAACCTTTTGTATGATTgattgtttaatttaaattaggcTTGAATCTTtaaattgaaacttgaaacttaaATGTATACATCCAGGCTGAAGGAATCTTCAAAATTAATGCTTAAAATGGTCAAGAGAAGTTTGTGAGGGAATAATTAAACAGAGGTGAAGTACCAGATGGCATTGATGTGCACTACTTGGCAGGTCTCATAaaggtattattattttttcctattcaaaatcactcttccttttctttccctATCTATTTTGAGATTTATTTGGTCTGTTCTCTTATTTGAAAGTTGTCGAGGTGAATTTAATAAATACACTAAtgttaattgtttatttaataaatacagTAATGttaattgttttccttttttaaccATGGGGCTGAGTGGTGGATGCATTAAAGAGGCCACTAAGGCACTAACTCATTATGGAAACTATATTAAAGagattatttcattaatttttatgtgtttCTGTTCCTTCATAGGCTTGGTTTAGAGAACTACCAACTGGAGTATTGGACCCTCTTTCGTCAGAAGAAGAATGTGCTCAGCTTGTGAGGCTTCTTCCTCCAACAGAAGCTGCTTTGCTAGATTGGGCAATAAACTTAATGGCAGATGTTGCTCAAATGGAAAACTTGAACAACATGAATGCACGTAATATTGCAATGGTTTTTGCACCAAACATGACTCAAGTAAGACTAAATCATTTTTTGTTGTAAATGTATTATACACTTCTACTCTTAGCTCCAATTTTTGTTATTGAGTTCATACTAGTCAAATTCATCTTATTGGATATAACATACTAATAGTTGAAACTGGTTGACGATGATTCAACATATATGGTTATTTGTGGTAAACTTGTTTATTGTACTGTTCCATCTAAAATTTGGcacaacattcaaagacggttaatAACAATTAACAGTCTTTGAAAGGCACTGCATTCAAAGACAGTTATTAGCAAATAACCATCTTTAAATGCCTATTTTGACAcagcattcaaagacggttattagcaaataaccgtctttgattGTAAAGTCTGACACACCTTTCAAAGATGGTTATTGGCTAATAATCGTCTTTGAATGCCTATTCTGACACACAGTTCAAAGACGATTATTAGTAAATAACTGTCTTTGAATGTAAACTCTGACACAGCATACAATGAcagttattaactaataatcgTCTTTGAAAGATTCCTACATTCAAAGATGGTTATTATAATAACTGTCGTAAAAATCGATTTCGTTTTAACGACATTTTAAACAATGACGGTTGATAACCGTCGTTAAATGCATTTATTAACCGTcgtaaaaaaatcctttttttagtagtgtttagTAGTGATAGAATAGGGCTTTGGTCTTTTTCCCTATTGTCCTTCATAAGCTTCATCACTTGCTCGTTACCCTTCAGGATTCTTTGTCCAATGAAACCTGCTTGGTTCACCATCTTCTTGCTTCTTTCCAATTCAGGCATGATCCTGAGCTTTTCCACCACCCTTTGGACTCCCCATTCCCCCAATGGGATGGCCAAAACTCTGGCTCGATCTAGATCATTGTGGCCATAAACTATGGCACATGCTTCAATTCCATAAAGGGTGTTGAGTTCCTCAACCTTCTTCAGCAtttgtttcttccttttcttgtatGTTTCCCTCCTTGCAGCATCATTCGTTATTAATGTAAGTTTCACCTTTTTTCTAGTCATCATAtaataacaagaaaaaggaggagaaacaaaaaagaaaattgaaaaagagtGATTTGTTGTGATTTTCCATTGCCACCAACATTCTTTCTTTATATAGAACATGATGAATTTTGTACACCACCAACAGCATAAcaatacatttaatttaattaggtcATTAACCTCCAGCCAGCGCTTTCCATAATTTGGCAGATGAATTTGACAGCGCTTGTAGTTTGAATTGCAAAGAATACTTCTAGAAGCCAGAGGAGAGCAcaaggagaagaagagaaagttGAAAGAGACCAATCTGAGGAAGGAAAGGCAGACAAAGAATgagagaaagaggaagaagagaagaaggtctTAACCTCTAAGACCAAAAGTCAGCTAGCTCGAGAGGCTAGGAAAGAAAAGCCACCAGCCCCTCTAAAGGAGCCCACATATCCTTTAGTGCCATCAAAGAAGAATAAGGAGCACTACTTCAAGCGTTTCTTGGAGATATTTAAGAGGCTAGAAATAATCATGCCATTTGGGGAAGCCTTATAGCAGATGCCGCTCTACACCAAATTCATGAAGGACATCCTCACCAAGAAGGGGAAGTACATTGACAATGAAAGCATTATGGTGGGAGGCAACTACAGTATAGTGATACAGAGGAAGCTGCCTAAGAAATTCAAAGACCCCGAGAGCGAGACAATCCCTTGCACCATAGTGAATGAGTCAATAGGGAAGACTCTCATTGACTTAGGGGCAAGCATCTACTTGATGCCCCTGTCAATGTGTAGAAGAATTGAAAATATGATGATAGACCCTACCAAGATGACGCTCCAGCTCGCAAACCGATCAATCACAAGACTGTACGAGGTAGTGGAAGATGTCCTGGTCAAAGTTCGCCACTTTACTTTCTCGGTAGATTTTGTCATCATGGACATAGAAGAAGATGCGAAGATTCCTTTTATCCTAGGCACACCCTTCATGTTGACTGCCAACTGCATGGTAGATATGGGGAATGGTAATCTGGAAATGAGTATCGATGACCAAAAGGTAACCTTCAATCTTTTCGAAACAATTAAATACCCAGGGGAAGATAAGAGGTGTTTCAAGGTAGAGGAGGTCGATAAAGAAGACGTCAGTGCTCTCCAAACCACACAAAATTCACTAGAGAAAGCTTTGATCAATGTTGTGGATTGTCTAACCAGTGAAGAGGAAAATGATCTAAGGGCTTGCTTGGAAGACTTAGATCATGAAGAAAACATTCCTATAGGGgggactagttttgaagaattGAAAAGCAGGAGTCCATCGGAGAAGACCATGGTAGACCTGAAGATCCTACCCAACCATTTGAAGTATGTGTTCTTGGAGGAGAACGAGACCAAGCCCGTGGTGACAAGCAGTGAGCTAATAGCAGAGGAAGAGAACAAGTTGGTAGAGGTCCTCAAGAGACACAGGGAAGCAATTGGGTGACACATATCAGATCATAAAGGAATCAACCCTGCCTTTTGCATGCACAAGATAATAATGGAAGAAGACTATAGACCAGTCAAACAACCCCAGAGAAGGCTCAACCCATCAATGAAGGAAGAGGGGAGGAAAGAAGTGCTTAAGCTTCTAGAGGTTGGGCTTATCTACCCCATTTCCACGACAGTGCTTGGGTAAGCCCAGTTCATGTGGTACCAAAGAAAGGGGGCATGACAACCATTCAGAATGAAAAGAATGACCTAATCCCAACAAGGACTGTCACTGGCTAGAGAATATGCATCGATTACTGCAAGCTCAACGAAGCCACAAGGAAAGATCATTTTCCTTTAGATTTCATGGACCAGATGTTGGAGAGGCTTGCGGGATAAGCTTATTACTGCTTCTTAGATGGATACTCTAGGTACAATTAGATTGTTGTGGACCCCAAGGATAAGGAAAAGATGGCCTTCACGTGCCCTTTTGGTGTATTTTCCTACAGACGGATGCCATTTGGGTTATGTAATGCACCTACCACATTTCAGAGGTGCATGTTGGCCATTTTTTGTAGATATGGTGGACAAAAGTATTGAGGTATTCATGGATGACTTCTCCATATTTGGGCCTTCATTTGAATGCTGCTTGAAGAATTTAGAGATGATGCTACAAAGATGTGTGGAAACAAACCTAATTCTGAACTGGGAGAAGTGTCATTTTATGGTTCGAGAAGGCATAGTCTTGGGACACAAAATTTCAGCCCGAGGGATTAAGGTAGACCGGGCCAAGATTGATATCATTGAGAAGTTGCCACCACCATCAAATTTTGAAGGCATTAGGAGCTTCTTATGGCATGCATGGTTCTACATGAGATTCATCAATGATTTCTCCAAAATCGCAAGACTGTTGAGCAGTCTGCTAAACaaagatgttgttttcaaatttgatgaAGAATGTTCAGTGGCCTTTTAGACCCTAAAAGACAAGCTCACGACCGCCCCAGTGATGATCGCACCTAACTGGagtaaagaatttgaattaatgTGCGATGCCAGTGATTATGCAGTGGGCGCAGTCCTGGGACAAAGGCAAGACAAAACATTCCATGCCATTTATTACGCTAGCAAATTTTTCAATGAAGCAAAAATGAATTATGCCACCACggagaaaaaaatgctagccatTGTCTTTCCCTTAGAAAAATTCAGGCCATACTTGGTGGGGTCAAAGGTGGTGATCTTCACTGATCATGTCGCTATCAAGCACCTTCTCACCAAAGCAGATTCAAAACCAAGGCTGATTAGATGGATCTTGCTCATAcaagagtttgatatagtcatcAAGGACAAGAAGGGATCCAAGAATATGGTGGCTGACCACCTCTCCcggttgaagaatgaagaagtaACTAAAGAAGAACCCGAGGTAAAGGGAGAATTTCCAGATGAGTTCCTCTTACAAGCCACCACACGACCTTGGTTTGCTAATGTGACCAACTACAAAGCCACAAGAATGATTCCCAAAGAGCTTAATTGAAGTCAGCAGAAAAAATTTCTACATGGTGTCCGCTTCTGTGTGTGGGATGATCCACATCTATTCATATTAGAAGCAGACAATCTGCTGAGAAAGTGTGTTAGGATGGAGGAAACACAGAGCATCCTTTGGCATTGTCATACTTCACCATATGGCGGTCACCACAACGGAGATAGAACAATAGCAAAGGTGCTACAAGCATGTTTCTTTTAGCCCTCAATTTTCAAAGACGCCCATC encodes:
- the LOC102664524 gene encoding agamous-like MADS-box protein AGL80; the encoded protein is MTRKKVKLTLITNDAARRETYKKRKKQMLKKVEELNTLYGIEACAIVYGHNDLDRARVLAIPLGEWGVQRVVEKLRIMPELERSKKMVNQAGFIGQRILKGNEQVMKLMKDNREKDQSPILSLLNTTKKRIFLRRAFQRLLIVINRL
- the LOC102664648 gene encoding uncharacterized protein; protein product: MPLYTKFMKDILTKKGKYIDNESIMVGGNYSIVIQRKLPKKFKDPESETIPCTIVNESIGKTLIDLGASIYLMPLSMCRRIENMMIDPTKMTLQLANRSITRLYEVVEDVLVKVRHFTFSVDFVIMDIEEDAKIPFILGTPFMLTANCMVDMGNGNLEMSIDDQKVTFNLFETIKYPGEDKRCFKVEEVDKEDVSALQTTQNSLEKALINVVDCLTSEEENDLRACLEDLDHEENIPIGGTSFEELKSRSPSEKTMVDLKILPNHLKYVFLEENETKPVVTSSELIAEEENKLVEVLKRHREAIG